One Bacillota bacterium genomic window carries:
- a CDS encoding DUF2059 domain-containing protein: protein MRSLLIVTVAVLVSMFGTTCVAAQSLTDTHLQAAEELLMEMNAEQMLAESINVMIDAQLQQTPELAQFEDVMRAFLEKYMSWQCLKEHMVRLYAEAFTEQELREIVAFYRSETGRKAIELTPVLMSKGMALGQQAAQDHVPELEQMILERMQELSSVN from the coding sequence ATGAGGAGCCTACTCATAGTCACAGTCGCGGTGCTTGTGTCGATGTTCGGAACAACGTGCGTAGCAGCGCAGAGTCTCACGGATACTCATCTGCAGGCTGCCGAGGAATTGCTGATGGAGATGAATGCGGAGCAGATGTTGGCAGAATCCATCAATGTCATGATCGATGCCCAACTCCAACAGACTCCTGAGCTAGCTCAGTTTGAGGACGTCATGCGCGCTTTCCTGGAGAAGTACATGAGTTGGCAGTGTCTTAAGGAACACATGGTGCGGCTCTACGCAGAGGCATTCACTGAGCAGGAGCTGCGAGAGATCGTTGCCTTCTATCGTTCGGAGACCGGCCGGAAAGCGATCGAGCTGACTCCTGTGCTGATGAGCAAGGGAATGGCTTTGGGGCAACAAGCTGCGCAAGATCACGTGCCTGAGTTGGAGCAGATGATACTGGAGCGAATGCAGGAATTGAGCAGCGTCAACTAA
- a CDS encoding GNAT family N-acetyltransferase translates to MGRVFVDLHEANPDIREQAACVLFEAFRDRNIPAWTTLEDARREVSECTEDEYICLGIMEGNRLLGWAGLRPMYHHTWELHPMVIRPECQRRGLGRRLLDEIEREARSRGIIGIALGTDDETFETSLSLKELNASNIYDELKNVRNLGKHPFEFYAKCGYMVVGVIPDADGPRKPDIWMWKRL, encoded by the coding sequence GTGGGGCGCGTGTTCGTGGATCTTCATGAGGCCAATCCAGACATAAGAGAGCAAGCTGCGTGCGTGCTGTTCGAGGCCTTTCGAGATCGGAACATCCCGGCCTGGACCACGCTTGAAGACGCCCGCAGAGAGGTTAGTGAATGCACCGAGGATGAGTATATATGCCTCGGTATCATGGAGGGCAACAGACTGCTTGGCTGGGCGGGCCTTCGGCCGATGTACCACCACACATGGGAACTGCACCCAATGGTCATTCGGCCGGAGTGCCAAAGGAGGGGGCTTGGGAGGAGGCTGCTCGACGAAATCGAGAGGGAGGCTCGTAGCAGAGGAATCATCGGCATTGCGCTCGGGACGGACGACGAGACTTTCGAGACGAGTCTCTCCCTCAAGGAGCTGAACGCCAGCAACATATATGACGAGCTCAAGAACGTAAGGAATCTCGGGAAGCATCCATTCGAGTTCTATGCGAAGTGCGGGTACATGGTCGTTGGGGTCATACCAGATGCCGACGGACCGCGCAAGCCAGACATCTGGATGTGGAAGAGACTCTAG
- the tdh gene encoding L-threonine 3-dehydrogenase, with protein sequence MTGEMRAVIKPTAGPGAATTKVPIPGVGPRDVLIRVKATAICGTDIHIYNWDPWSQSRIHPPRVFGHEFCGEVVEVGPQVRSAAPGDFVSAETHITCGTCFHCRTGKGHICQNVEIVGVDRDGCFAEYVVVPEENVWRVAPDVPLEIAAIHDPLGNAVHTVFSADVAAATVAIIGMGPIGLCAIPIARMAGATRVFVTDVNDYRLDLSRKLGADLVINSRREDPVRLMSDATDGMGVDVVLEMSGHPDGIRQGLAALRKGGQMSLLGLPSRPVELDLANGVIFKGATLKGISGREMFATWYKVAALLRAGLDVSPVITHRFPLDEFEDAMELARSGSCGKIVLFP encoded by the coding sequence ATGACCGGAGAGATGAGGGCCGTCATCAAACCAACTGCGGGGCCCGGGGCGGCAACGACTAAGGTGCCGATCCCGGGCGTAGGTCCAAGGGATGTGCTGATCAGGGTCAAGGCCACCGCGATATGCGGAACGGACATCCACATCTACAACTGGGATCCATGGTCGCAGTCCAGGATCCATCCCCCGAGGGTATTCGGCCACGAGTTCTGCGGAGAAGTGGTCGAGGTTGGGCCGCAAGTAAGGTCGGCCGCCCCGGGGGATTTCGTTTCCGCCGAGACCCACATCACGTGCGGCACGTGCTTTCACTGTCGCACCGGCAAAGGCCACATCTGCCAGAACGTGGAGATAGTAGGTGTCGATAGGGACGGGTGCTTCGCGGAATACGTAGTCGTCCCCGAAGAAAACGTTTGGAGAGTAGCGCCCGACGTTCCGCTCGAGATCGCGGCCATACACGACCCACTCGGGAACGCCGTGCACACGGTCTTCTCGGCGGACGTGGCCGCGGCGACGGTCGCCATCATCGGTATGGGTCCCATAGGTCTGTGCGCCATTCCCATAGCGCGCATGGCGGGCGCGACGCGCGTCTTCGTGACTGACGTAAACGACTACCGCCTTGATCTCTCAAGGAAGCTCGGCGCTGACTTGGTCATCAATTCGAGACGCGAGGACCCCGTGAGACTTATGAGCGACGCCACGGACGGCATGGGAGTCGATGTCGTGCTCGAAATGTCAGGACATCCTGACGGCATCAGGCAGGGCCTCGCGGCGCTGCGAAAAGGCGGACAGATGAGCCTCTTGGGGTTGCCGTCACGACCGGTCGAGCTGGACCTCGCCAATGGCGTCATATTCAAAGGCGCCACTCTGAAAGGCATCTCGGGCAGGGAAATGTTCGCGACTTGGTACAAGGTTGCAGCTTTGTTGCGAGCGGGCCTAGACGTGTCGCCGGTGATCACCCATAGGTTCCCGCTGGACGAGTTCGAGGACGCCATGGAACTCGCGCGGTCAGGGAGCTGCGGGAAGATAGTTCTATTCCCGTAG
- a CDS encoding NAD(P)/FAD-dependent oxidoreductase, with the protein MKYDVIIVGAGFAGLSLALRLPRELKVLVLEKKQRINAAAATTGLVTVTTKNLIGSLVDVERYVTNRIVDICVVDPSFSRWFVSRTDFPWIFSTNTPELLLAMVARCGDNVTILTGTTFERYRLEPGCDYSVAVECTSGRTKMEARARLLVGADGARSAVAQAGRGLGVNRKFLFAYERVYEGDCLLGDMPDRTVYHLWFGSFSLGYGGWIAPNFIGRRKYFRIGLATYSPGAEKARLLERLVDTMIRRKVISVFDPERPETSYGGYVPIGGYHKCVWDERVVLLGDAAGFCGAFSGDGIKGAVVSGLVAGELIPEYLSGNHGAPKLFLPRIEERYRLLSYYNRQLFYRFMWDRMSSNASFESLFRLCEREKSDFLNQFCDAKDKQASLLKGILKWKHAPYLANMAWNILIDQFTRRK; encoded by the coding sequence GTGAAGTACGACGTCATCATAGTCGGGGCTGGATTCGCCGGGCTCAGCTTGGCCCTCCGTCTCCCGCGTGAGTTGAAGGTCCTCGTGCTCGAAAAGAAGCAGCGCATTAACGCAGCAGCAGCCACCACAGGTCTCGTTACCGTCACGACCAAGAACCTCATCGGATCGCTCGTGGACGTCGAACGCTACGTAACCAACCGCATCGTGGACATCTGCGTCGTCGATCCGTCCTTTAGCCGCTGGTTCGTGTCCAGAACGGACTTTCCGTGGATCTTCTCGACCAATACCCCGGAGCTGCTACTCGCTATGGTGGCCAGATGCGGCGACAATGTCACGATCCTTACCGGCACGACGTTTGAGCGCTACCGCCTCGAGCCCGGGTGCGACTACTCGGTGGCGGTCGAGTGCACCTCGGGCAGAACGAAGATGGAGGCCCGCGCGAGACTCCTGGTTGGGGCTGACGGCGCACGGTCTGCGGTTGCGCAGGCAGGACGCGGATTGGGAGTGAATCGTAAGTTCCTGTTCGCCTACGAGCGCGTGTACGAAGGAGATTGCCTGCTCGGAGACATGCCAGACCGGACAGTCTACCACCTCTGGTTTGGCAGCTTCTCCCTCGGATACGGCGGGTGGATCGCGCCCAACTTCATCGGACGCAGGAAGTACTTTCGCATCGGACTCGCCACGTACTCGCCCGGCGCCGAGAAGGCCCGGTTGCTCGAACGCTTGGTTGACACCATGATCAGACGCAAGGTTATCAGCGTCTTCGACCCGGAACGACCAGAGACAAGCTATGGAGGATATGTGCCGATCGGCGGCTACCACAAATGCGTCTGGGATGAACGGGTGGTACTGTTAGGGGATGCAGCAGGCTTCTGTGGGGCCTTCAGTGGTGACGGGATCAAGGGTGCCGTGGTGTCAGGGTTGGTGGCCGGCGAACTGATCCCGGAGTATCTGTCGGGTAATCACGGAGCACCGAAACTGTTCCTGCCGCGCATTGAGGAACGATACCGATTGCTCAGCTACTACAATCGGCAGCTCTTCTACCGGTTCATGTGGGACCGGATGAGCTCGAACGCCAGCTTCGAGTCGCTTTTTCGGTTGTGCGAACGGGAGAAGAGTGATTTCCTGAACCAGTTCTGCGACGCCAAAGACAAACAGGCCAGCCTCCTCAAAGGCATACTGAAATGGAAGCACGCGCCTTATCTGGCCAACATGGCATGGAACATCCTCATAGACCAGTTCACGAGGCGCAAGTGA
- a CDS encoding Lpg1974 family pore-forming outer membrane protein: MFRKTVLTLVLVMVAILTVSGAALGSGFDAKLDVFLGMSLSGADEDLGAEVFYYQEHSEEDALPEVDRNGDWLWLEEYGWTTTPIALHPTIGGTPWRLSLGYTVGNTRFAVSWLGVQGQASASGSVPGYYEHYDEESDSWEWSCGIVDFWDMGLDVYYYRGFPGWYEAHAIYDYTGEGYEYEYTSAYDPEAGASKWSASQKLGLGSMYVTAEHPIVKGDSIQVNVLGGLHRTTWQEDLDQHLGVVFHESYTYTYLYEDTSHEYNDTYHNDVSIDTSSSVSYQGIGPAVGFTGNWEITNRFGISLSAIGSYLAGTATFRGRGTDVDAMSDTYTESENGEVTYQDEDHVLLSGEMNLAETTKAVNAIATQVDLSLKYDVTDSIFVEGGLFYALWKGLPMAPRWHYPIYTGGPGGVSAALGRLNGNGVMSDDQWTLDHTSDVSLSGWKLGIGLRF; encoded by the coding sequence GTGTTTCGCAAAACCGTCTTGACGTTAGTGCTGGTCATGGTCGCGATTCTGACGGTGTCCGGTGCGGCTCTGGGCTCAGGGTTCGACGCCAAGCTCGATGTCTTTCTCGGGATGTCGTTGAGCGGCGCAGATGAAGACCTTGGCGCGGAAGTATTCTACTACCAAGAGCACTCTGAGGAGGATGCGCTACCGGAGGTAGACAGGAACGGCGATTGGCTGTGGCTGGAGGAGTACGGCTGGACAACTACCCCCATCGCGCTGCACCCGACGATAGGCGGCACGCCCTGGCGCCTCAGCCTCGGGTACACGGTCGGCAATACCCGGTTTGCCGTGTCCTGGCTTGGCGTTCAGGGGCAGGCAAGCGCGTCTGGGAGCGTGCCCGGCTATTATGAGCACTATGACGAGGAATCCGATTCCTGGGAGTGGTCATGCGGCATTGTGGATTTCTGGGATATGGGGTTGGACGTATACTACTACCGTGGATTTCCCGGCTGGTATGAGGCGCATGCAATATATGATTACACCGGTGAGGGTTACGAATACGAATACACGTCGGCCTATGATCCGGAGGCGGGAGCTTCCAAATGGAGCGCCTCCCAAAAGCTGGGTCTCGGCTCGATGTACGTGACGGCTGAGCACCCGATTGTAAAAGGGGACTCGATACAGGTGAATGTGCTTGGCGGCCTCCACAGGACCACCTGGCAGGAGGACCTGGACCAGCACCTCGGCGTGGTGTTCCATGAAAGCTACACCTATACCTACCTATACGAAGACACTTCACATGAGTACAACGATACCTACCATAACGATGTGTCCATCGACACGTCGAGCAGTGTGTCCTACCAAGGCATCGGACCCGCGGTTGGGTTCACCGGCAATTGGGAGATTACCAACCGTTTCGGCATTTCGCTTTCCGCCATCGGCTCCTACCTCGCAGGCACAGCCACCTTCAGGGGCCGCGGAACGGACGTGGATGCCATGAGCGACACCTACACGGAGTCGGAGAACGGAGAAGTCACCTATCAAGACGAAGACCACGTGCTACTGAGCGGAGAGATGAACCTGGCCGAGACCACGAAGGCGGTCAATGCCATCGCGACGCAGGTCGACCTCAGTCTCAAGTATGACGTCACGGACAGCATCTTCGTTGAGGGTGGCTTGTTTTACGCATTGTGGAAGGGCCTCCCGATGGCTCCCCGGTGGCATTACCCCATCTATACAGGTGGCCCCGGCGGGGTCAGCGCGGCGCTCGGCAGGTTGAACGGAAACGGCGTCATGTCGGATGATCAATGGACGCTTGACCATACCTCGGACGTTTCGCTCTCAGGCTGGAAACTGGGCATTGGCTTACGGTTCTAG
- a CDS encoding glycine C-acetyltransferase yields MKDALAFVQEELNELKRQGLFRLPRVLEGEQRAKAVFDGRTVVNLSSNNYLGLATHPKLREAAKRAVDELGVGSGAVRTIAGTMELHLELERRLAEFKKTEAVLVFQSGFTANAGTVSCILGREDVIISDQLNHASIIDGARLSRAEIKVFPHRDVNAMRKLLEESKGARRVLVITDGVFSMDGDIAPLPEIIRVAKEYGAITMVDDAHASGVLGTNGRGTVDHFGLHGQVDIQVGTLSKAIGCLGGYVAGSRALIEYLLQRGRPILFSTSHPPAVTAVALGALDILLNEPELIERLWDNARFFKKGLQDLGFNTGISETPITPVIVGDGPLAMKLSDRLFEEGVFAQGIAYPTVPVGAARVRTIVTAEHTKEDLSFALDVFAEVGRELGIV; encoded by the coding sequence ATGAAGGACGCATTGGCATTTGTGCAGGAGGAACTCAACGAGCTGAAGAGGCAGGGGCTTTTCAGGCTTCCAAGGGTGCTCGAAGGGGAGCAGCGGGCAAAGGCCGTCTTCGACGGGCGGACCGTCGTGAACCTCTCGTCGAACAACTACCTCGGCCTTGCCACCCATCCCAAGCTGCGCGAAGCCGCGAAGAGGGCCGTCGACGAGCTCGGAGTGGGCTCGGGCGCGGTCCGCACCATCGCAGGCACGATGGAGCTTCACTTGGAGCTCGAGAGGAGACTGGCGGAGTTCAAGAAGACCGAGGCCGTGCTAGTGTTCCAGTCGGGGTTCACGGCAAACGCCGGCACCGTGTCGTGTATCCTCGGGCGGGAGGACGTGATCATCAGCGACCAGCTCAACCACGCCAGCATCATCGACGGTGCGCGCCTGAGCAGGGCGGAGATCAAAGTGTTTCCACACCGGGACGTGAACGCCATGCGAAAGCTGCTCGAGGAGTCAAAGGGCGCGAGGCGGGTGCTCGTCATCACGGACGGAGTGTTCAGCATGGACGGCGACATTGCGCCGCTGCCCGAGATCATACGAGTGGCAAAAGAGTACGGTGCCATCACCATGGTCGACGACGCTCACGCTAGCGGCGTGCTGGGCACGAACGGGCGCGGCACAGTGGACCATTTCGGCCTGCACGGGCAGGTGGACATCCAGGTGGGGACTCTCTCAAAGGCCATCGGATGCCTGGGCGGGTACGTGGCGGGGAGCCGGGCGCTCATCGAGTACCTGCTCCAGCGAGGGCGGCCCATCCTCTTCAGCACGTCCCACCCGCCGGCGGTGACCGCGGTAGCCCTGGGGGCCCTGGACATACTGCTCAACGAACCGGAGCTCATCGAGCGACTGTGGGACAACGCGAGGTTCTTCAAGAAGGGCTTGCAGGACTTGGGCTTCAACACCGGCATCAGCGAGACTCCCATAACCCCGGTCATCGTGGGGGATGGACCGCTCGCGATGAAGCTGTCCGACCGGCTTTTCGAGGAAGGAGTGTTCGCCCAGGGCATAGCGTACCCCACCGTCCCGGTGGGCGCGGCGCGCGTGAGAACCATCGTGACGGCAGAGCATACGAAGGAGGACCTGAGCTTCGCGCTCGACGTGTTCGCCGAGGTCGGGAGGGAGCTCGGGATAGTCTGA
- a CDS encoding thioredoxin domain-containing protein gives MNRLAACKSPYLLQHAENPVDWYPWGDEAFRRAKEKDKPVFLSIGYSACHWCHVMARESFEDPEVAEVLNRNYVAVKVDREERPDIDNVYQAVCMGLTGQGGWPLTVITTPDKRPFFAGTYFPKTARYGRPGLLELLKEIARRWTQDRDGILDIAENIMNSIRQAARPRGAESVLGRGAEAARALGAEAARAWGGEELSAADLSEAAFHEAYQELETAFDERHGGFGHAPKFPAPANLSFLLRYHRVTGESRALSMVEKTLVAMRRGGIYDQVGFGFHRYSTDRKWLVPHFEKMLYDNALLALAYLEAYQATGKEFYARVAREVFTYLARDMRAPDGGFAASQDADSEGKEGKFYTWTPDEVREVLGEEDADLFCRYFGITSEGNFETGRSIPNLLASEAGNLEIAGGSGHMDGDGVEERLARARERLLNARARRVHPGRDDKVLTAWNGLAVAALARGGRVLAEASYAEAAARTVDFILETLRRPDGRLLARYREGEGKFPAYLDDYAFLIWGLIEVWEATFEAAYLRVALDLARAQLDLFWDRERGGFFFTGADAEELLVRTKDAQDGALPSGNSVSAHNLLRLASLTGEEEWREKVHALFQAFSGEVAAHPSGFPFLLTAWKLSETPPTEVVIAGSWEREDTRRLWDVVRGRFMPEAVILHNPGGDRGKALSALLPALTGKDAAADGHALAYVCKGLSCQEPVADPMKLERLL, from the coding sequence GTGAACCGCCTGGCAGCCTGCAAGAGCCCCTATCTCCTTCAGCACGCCGAAAACCCGGTGGATTGGTACCCGTGGGGAGACGAGGCCTTCCGTCGCGCGAAGGAGAAGGACAAGCCCGTCTTCCTTTCGATAGGTTATTCAGCATGCCATTGGTGCCACGTAATGGCCAGGGAGTCATTCGAGGACCCCGAGGTCGCGGAGGTCTTGAACCGGAATTACGTGGCGGTCAAGGTGGACCGGGAGGAGAGGCCGGACATCGACAACGTGTACCAGGCTGTGTGCATGGGCCTCACCGGTCAAGGCGGCTGGCCGCTCACCGTGATCACGACCCCCGACAAGAGGCCCTTCTTTGCCGGCACCTACTTCCCCAAGACAGCACGGTACGGGCGGCCGGGCCTCCTGGAACTCCTGAAGGAGATCGCTCGACGCTGGACGCAGGACCGGGACGGTATTCTCGATATCGCGGAGAACATCATGAACTCCATCCGCCAGGCGGCTCGGCCTCGGGGCGCGGAGTCAGTGCTAGGCCGCGGCGCGGAGGCGGCGCGAGCTCTAGGCGCGGAGGCGGCGCGAGCGTGGGGCGGGGAGGAACTGTCGGCGGCCGATCTGTCCGAGGCTGCCTTTCACGAGGCTTACCAGGAACTCGAAACCGCCTTCGACGAGCGGCACGGAGGATTCGGGCATGCCCCCAAGTTCCCGGCGCCGGCCAACCTGTCCTTCCTTCTTCGCTACCACCGGGTGACAGGGGAGAGCCGAGCCCTATCCATGGTGGAGAAGACCCTTGTCGCCATGCGCCGCGGCGGCATCTACGACCAGGTGGGTTTCGGATTCCATCGCTACAGCACAGACCGTAAGTGGTTGGTCCCGCACTTCGAGAAGATGCTGTACGACAACGCTCTTCTTGCCCTTGCTTACCTCGAGGCGTACCAGGCGACGGGGAAGGAGTTCTATGCTCGGGTGGCCCGGGAGGTCTTCACCTACCTCGCGCGTGACATGCGCGCTCCCGACGGCGGCTTTGCCGCGTCCCAGGACGCGGACTCCGAGGGGAAGGAAGGGAAGTTCTACACCTGGACGCCAGACGAAGTTAGGGAGGTACTAGGGGAAGAAGACGCAGACCTCTTCTGCCGGTACTTTGGAATCACATCTGAGGGAAACTTCGAGACAGGCCGCAGTATTCCCAACCTTCTGGCGTCCGAGGCGGGAAACCTTGAGATAGCGGGTGGCTCGGGGCACATGGATGGGGACGGGGTCGAGGAGAGGCTCGCCCGAGCGAGGGAACGGCTTCTCAACGCGCGGGCCAGGCGCGTGCACCCCGGCAGGGACGACAAGGTCCTCACGGCATGGAACGGCCTGGCGGTGGCCGCGCTCGCCCGGGGTGGGCGTGTCCTTGCTGAGGCCTCATACGCTGAAGCTGCCGCCCGGACCGTGGACTTCATCCTGGAAACGCTGCGCCGCCCTGACGGCAGGCTACTCGCGCGCTACCGCGAGGGCGAAGGCAAGTTCCCTGCCTACCTGGACGACTACGCCTTTCTCATCTGGGGTCTCATCGAGGTATGGGAAGCGACGTTTGAGGCGGCTTACCTCAGGGTGGCGCTCGATCTCGCCCGCGCACAGTTGGACCTGTTCTGGGACAGGGAGCGGGGCGGGTTCTTCTTCACCGGCGCAGACGCCGAGGAACTGCTCGTACGAACCAAAGATGCCCAGGACGGAGCGTTGCCTTCGGGCAACTCCGTGTCCGCCCATAACCTCCTGCGACTCGCCTCTCTCACGGGGGAGGAGGAGTGGAGGGAGAAGGTTCATGCTCTCTTTCAGGCGTTTTCCGGCGAGGTGGCTGCCCATCCATCGGGCTTCCCATTCTTGCTCACAGCCTGGAAGCTATCGGAAACTCCGCCCACGGAAGTGGTGATCGCTGGTTCATGGGAGAGGGAAGACACACGGCGGCTATGGGACGTAGTGCGGGGTCGGTTCATGCCGGAGGCCGTGATCCTGCACAACCCTGGCGGCGACCGAGGGAAAGCCCTCTCGGCTCTCCTGCCAGCCCTGACCGGCAAAGATGCGGCGGCGGACGGGCACGCCCTCGCCTACGTGTGCAAGGGCTTGAGCTGCCAAGAGCCGGTGGCGGACCCTATGAAACTGGAGAGGCTCCTTTGA
- a CDS encoding SRPBCC family protein, with protein MFTIESSMYVPGMRARRVIDFMLHPADDLYRDWWPGTHLSMHALNDCSGIGQVVYMEELVGDRRIRMRCVVTDLDPDRIAWQFIYIVGLPCSLVIKIDDDDEGATITHTIRVGYSGRLGRLLDPLFRVYFSKRFAQMMSEHFTVEFAALPGVLERHGSRSSA; from the coding sequence ATGTTCACTATCGAATCGTCCATGTACGTTCCCGGAATGCGTGCCAGACGCGTCATCGACTTCATGCTTCACCCCGCTGACGACCTGTATCGAGACTGGTGGCCGGGAACGCATCTTTCGATGCACGCATTGAACGACTGTTCCGGTATCGGACAAGTGGTTTACATGGAAGAGTTGGTCGGTGACCGTCGTATCAGAATGAGGTGTGTCGTCACCGACCTTGATCCCGATCGGATTGCCTGGCAGTTCATATATATCGTGGGATTACCGTGCTCGCTCGTCATCAAGATTGATGACGATGACGAGGGCGCGACAATCACTCACACGATAAGGGTAGGGTACTCTGGACGACTTGGGCGACTTCTGGACCCACTCTTCAGAGTATACTTCTCGAAACGATTCGCCCAGATGATGAGTGAGCACTTTACCGTAGAGTTCGCAGCATTGCCAGGGGTCCTTGAGAGACATGGGTCGCGCTCATCTGCCTAA
- a CDS encoding response regulator transcription factor, whose translation MSKAGTILVVEDEESVRELVRMYLENEGFRVEMASNGEEALDKVKATSPDLIILDIMLPKVDGWTVCREVKKASNVPIIMLSARTDEFDRVLGLELGADDYVPKPFSPREMVARVKAVLRRAAGSPGNGGRVASYRDLTVDRDANRVTLRDKEIAVTPKEFELLWFLVCHPGRVYSREQLLEEVWGYDYLGDPRTVDTHIKRLREKLNTNGAVSYIKTVWGRGYKLEASE comes from the coding sequence TTGAGCAAGGCAGGCACCATCCTGGTCGTGGAAGACGAGGAATCCGTGAGGGAGCTCGTGCGCATGTACCTCGAAAACGAGGGCTTCCGCGTGGAAATGGCGAGCAACGGAGAGGAGGCGCTCGACAAGGTCAAGGCCACGAGCCCGGACCTCATCATACTCGACATAATGTTGCCCAAGGTCGACGGCTGGACGGTCTGCAGAGAGGTGAAGAAGGCCTCGAACGTGCCAATCATCATGCTCAGTGCCCGTACCGATGAGTTTGACCGGGTACTCGGACTCGAGCTCGGCGCGGACGACTACGTACCGAAGCCGTTCAGTCCACGAGAAATGGTCGCGCGCGTGAAGGCGGTGCTGCGGAGGGCGGCCGGAAGTCCCGGAAACGGTGGGCGGGTGGCGAGCTATCGGGATCTCACCGTCGACCGAGACGCAAACCGGGTGACGTTGAGGGACAAGGAGATCGCCGTCACCCCTAAGGAGTTCGAGCTCCTATGGTTCCTGGTGTGCCACCCAGGCCGCGTGTACAGCCGCGAACAGCTGCTCGAAGAAGTGTGGGGCTACGATTACCTTGGCGACCCGCGCACGGTGGATACTCATATCAAGCGGTTGCGTGAGAAACTCAACACCAACGGCGCAGTCTCCTACATCAAGACCGTATGGGGACGCGGCTACAAGCTAGAGGCGAGCGAGTAG